A stretch of the Amycolatopsis sp. BJA-103 genome encodes the following:
- a CDS encoding DUF5684 domain-containing protein, producing the protein MHQETTSVTTPDLGFGWGASGLIFAVLMIIALWKVFTKAGRPGWAAIIPFYNAYTLLKVAGRSGWWLILLLIPVVNIVIAIIVSIDVAKAFGKSGVFGFFGLFLFSIIGYLIIGFGQARYTAPPTANA; encoded by the coding sequence GTGCACCAAGAGACGACGTCCGTCACGACCCCCGACCTCGGCTTCGGCTGGGGAGCCTCGGGCCTGATCTTCGCTGTGCTCATGATCATCGCGCTGTGGAAGGTGTTCACCAAGGCCGGGCGACCCGGCTGGGCGGCGATCATCCCGTTCTACAACGCCTACACGCTGCTGAAGGTCGCGGGGCGCTCCGGATGGTGGCTGATCCTGTTGCTCATCCCGGTGGTCAACATCGTCATCGCGATCATCGTCTCGATCGACGTCGCGAAGGCGTTCGGCAAGAGCGGCGTCTTCGGGTTCTTCGGCCTGTTCCTGTTCTCCATCATCGGCTACCTCATCATCGGCTTCGGCCAAGCCCGCTACACCGCCCCACCCACCGCCAACGCCTGA